A part of Mycolicibacterium sp. TUM20985 genomic DNA contains:
- a CDS encoding universal stress protein, giving the protein MHLTVGYLATPTGDDGIALAGALANTFDATVDVVLVVREEYPDGHPGRVEYQQLLVRKGEEWVAQAIAALAAVGVSANPNVLVGESYSETLIGFAEEKDSDLIVIGGARDGIFGGHVIGSIAGALLHCSPIPVALAPRGFAEDPPERIDMVTAAVPTKAGEDNPLPFALTLASASGVSMRMLSLVSGEDLAHHASPKEVRQAKISAAEANLAVAARALPDAPEIESLVADGSTLESALKKLNWDESDVLVIGSSRFAAPKRLFLGSTAARILAGVDAPVIVVPRAE; this is encoded by the coding sequence ATGCATTTGACCGTGGGCTACCTGGCAACGCCGACCGGTGACGACGGCATCGCGCTGGCCGGCGCCTTGGCCAACACCTTCGACGCGACGGTCGACGTCGTGCTCGTCGTACGCGAGGAGTATCCCGACGGCCACCCCGGCCGCGTCGAGTACCAGCAATTGCTGGTGCGCAAGGGCGAGGAATGGGTGGCTCAGGCCATCGCCGCGCTGGCCGCCGTCGGCGTGTCCGCCAACCCGAACGTGCTCGTCGGCGAGTCGTATTCGGAGACGTTGATCGGGTTCGCCGAGGAGAAGGACTCGGATCTGATCGTCATCGGCGGGGCGCGCGACGGGATCTTCGGCGGGCACGTGATCGGCTCGATCGCCGGTGCCCTCCTGCACTGCTCCCCCATCCCCGTCGCGCTGGCCCCCCGCGGTTTCGCCGAGGATCCCCCGGAGCGGATCGACATGGTCACCGCGGCCGTACCGACGAAGGCGGGTGAGGACAACCCCCTGCCCTTCGCCCTGACGCTCGCCAGCGCATCAGGGGTGTCGATGCGGATGCTCTCGCTGGTGTCGGGCGAGGATCTGGCTCACCACGCCAGCCCGAAAGAGGTTCGTCAAGCCAAGATCTCGGCCGCCGAGGCCAACCTCGCCGTGGCGGCCAGGGCGCTGCCGGATGCACCCGAGATCGAGTCCCTGGTGGCCGACGGCTCCACGCTCGAGTCGGCGCTGAAGAAACTCAACTGGGATGAGTCAGACGTGCTGGTGATCGGATCGAGCCGGTTCGCGGCACCCAAGAGGTTGTTCCTCGGGTCGACGGCGGCGCGCATCCTCGCCGGTGTGGACGCGCCGGTGATCGTGGTGCCGCGGGCCGAGTGA
- a CDS encoding gamma-glutamyltransferase family protein: MFTSRPGTFTGAIATPHATATEAAMAAYRDGGNAIDAAIAAAAVLTVVYPHNVALGGDLIALVRTADGAVHHVNASGWAGSAADAAAMRAKYGATLPDRGADTVTVPGGVRGWETLRDFGSRLPWERLLRPAERAARDGVPVAASLAAHLADAENADLHGQEDFDRVFRPNGRLLGRGDQLRQPALAETFAALAVGGPDEFYAGALAARTVEYLRSHGSVLDGADFAAFRPEVTDPIAVDFRGLRVLTSPPNTHGFVMLRALRAIDELGIDASSGEGIGTLMRVFHHGNALRSRYLGDPRVTPVDVTALVDDDLYAVSPLVDATVPRPVPRGDTVGIAAADSDGIGVSLIQSVYHAFGAGLIDPQTGILFHDRGTSFSLRPQSPNLLAARKRPAHTLMPMIVTENDELRHVLATMGGQGQPQILTQVFLRLMAGATAADAIAAPRAIVGRQVFGATERTVVIESDSDRTAVAALRASGLSVAEVAPHAEELGQANVVTVDANGQLTAAADPRADGSGIVAQYARHPRPASATQ, from the coding sequence GTGTTTACCTCCCGGCCCGGCACCTTCACCGGCGCCATCGCCACACCCCACGCCACGGCGACGGAGGCCGCGATGGCGGCCTACCGCGACGGCGGCAACGCCATCGACGCCGCCATCGCCGCGGCCGCCGTCCTCACCGTGGTGTATCCGCACAACGTGGCGCTCGGCGGGGATCTGATCGCGCTGGTACGCACGGCCGACGGTGCCGTGCACCACGTCAACGCCTCGGGGTGGGCAGGCTCCGCCGCCGATGCCGCCGCCATGCGGGCCAAGTACGGCGCGACGTTACCGGATCGCGGCGCGGACACCGTCACGGTTCCAGGCGGTGTACGTGGTTGGGAGACGTTGCGGGACTTTGGAAGTCGGCTCCCGTGGGAGCGCCTGCTACGACCCGCCGAGCGGGCAGCCAGGGACGGTGTGCCGGTGGCGGCGTCCCTGGCCGCCCACCTCGCCGACGCGGAGAACGCGGATCTGCACGGGCAGGAAGACTTCGACCGTGTGTTCCGACCCAATGGGCGGTTGCTTGGCCGCGGTGATCAGCTCCGGCAGCCGGCGCTGGCCGAGACCTTCGCGGCGCTCGCAGTCGGTGGCCCCGACGAGTTCTATGCCGGTGCCCTCGCCGCACGCACCGTGGAGTACCTGCGTTCCCACGGATCGGTGCTCGATGGCGCCGACTTCGCCGCGTTCCGGCCCGAGGTCACCGATCCCATCGCGGTGGACTTCCGTGGCCTGAGGGTGTTGACCAGCCCGCCGAATACCCATGGCTTCGTGATGCTTCGGGCGTTGCGCGCCATCGACGAACTCGGCATCGACGCGTCGTCGGGGGAGGGGATCGGAACGCTGATGCGGGTGTTCCACCACGGGAATGCCCTGCGATCGCGCTATCTGGGCGACCCGCGCGTCACCCCCGTGGACGTCACGGCCCTGGTCGACGACGACCTGTACGCCGTCAGCCCGCTGGTGGACGCGACCGTTCCGCGCCCGGTACCACGCGGCGACACCGTCGGCATCGCCGCCGCCGACAGCGACGGGATCGGGGTGTCGTTGATCCAGAGCGTGTATCACGCGTTCGGCGCCGGGCTCATCGACCCGCAGACCGGCATCCTCTTCCACGATCGCGGCACCAGCTTCTCCCTTCGCCCGCAGTCGCCAAACCTGTTGGCCGCCAGGAAGCGTCCGGCGCATACGCTGATGCCCATGATCGTGACCGAGAACGACGAACTGCGGCACGTGCTGGCGACGATGGGTGGGCAGGGGCAGCCGCAGATCCTCACCCAGGTCTTCCTGCGGCTGATGGCCGGGGCGACCGCCGCCGATGCCATCGCCGCCCCCCGCGCCATCGTGGGGCGACAGGTGTTCGGGGCGACGGAGCGGACCGTCGTCATCGAGTCGGACTCGGACCGGACGGCGGTGGCGGCCCTCCGGGCATCGGGCCTGTCGGTCGCCGAGGTCGCGCCGCACGCCGAGGAGCTCGGGCAAGCCAACGTGGTCACCGTCGACGCGAACGGGCAGCTCACTGCCGCAGCCGATCCGCGGGCGGATGGGTCTGGCATCGTGGCGCAGTACGCCCGCCACCCCCGTCCTGCCTCAGCGACACAGTGA
- a CDS encoding enhanced intracellular survival protein Eis has product MSEVGPVLRDLVEDDWPAVGLLAATSYGSFWHPETFTAWRSLMPARSSVVVGDGDDVVGMAHYLDLELTVPGGAILPVAGITWVGVAPTHRRRGLLREMYTELHQRFADARYPFAALTATEGGIYGRFGYGPATVDTELTLDRRFARFHRDAPDPGGVRVVRPGEHRAELAAIFDRYRRATPGGMERPAPLWDDLLADWADSRGGGTPWCCFLHPDGYLLYRVHRGASRSVRVEEFTAVTPEAHAALWRALIGLDLVETITTTSHPADPLPYLLTDSRLVRTTGAEDGLWLRIMDVPVALEARTYASDLDTVIEIGDGFRSDGGRFALTIRGGNARCVRTDAPAEFATDLEVLGSLYLGVHRVTPLVAAGRIRGGTPESIIQFDAAFRSDVPAQLGFNF; this is encoded by the coding sequence ATGAGTGAGGTCGGACCGGTGCTGCGCGATCTCGTCGAGGACGACTGGCCCGCGGTCGGGCTGCTCGCTGCGACCAGCTACGGATCGTTCTGGCACCCCGAGACCTTCACGGCGTGGCGGTCGCTCATGCCCGCCCGCAGTTCGGTCGTCGTCGGCGACGGTGACGATGTCGTGGGCATGGCGCATTACCTGGACCTCGAGCTCACGGTTCCCGGTGGGGCTATCTTGCCCGTCGCCGGCATCACGTGGGTGGGCGTCGCGCCGACGCACCGCCGACGTGGTCTGCTGCGCGAGATGTACACCGAGCTGCATCAGCGGTTTGCCGATGCCCGCTATCCGTTCGCCGCGCTGACGGCGACGGAGGGTGGGATCTACGGCCGGTTCGGCTACGGTCCCGCCACCGTCGACACCGAGCTGACCCTGGATCGGCGCTTCGCCCGCTTCCATCGTGACGCCCCCGATCCCGGTGGCGTGCGGGTGGTGCGGCCCGGTGAGCACCGCGCCGAGCTGGCCGCGATCTTCGACCGGTATCGACGTGCCACACCGGGCGGGATGGAGCGACCGGCACCGCTGTGGGACGACCTGCTGGCCGACTGGGCGGACTCGCGCGGCGGCGGCACCCCGTGGTGCTGCTTCCTGCATCCCGACGGCTACCTGCTCTACCGCGTGCACCGTGGTGCGTCGAGAAGCGTTCGGGTGGAGGAGTTCACGGCCGTCACACCCGAGGCGCACGCGGCGCTGTGGCGAGCGTTGATCGGCCTCGACCTGGTCGAGACGATCACCACCACCAGCCATCCGGCGGACCCCTTGCCGTACCTGTTGACCGATTCTCGGCTGGTGCGGACCACCGGTGCTGAGGACGGACTGTGGCTGCGCATCATGGACGTGCCGGTGGCGTTGGAGGCTCGCACCTATGCATCGGACCTCGACACCGTCATCGAGATCGGTGACGGATTCCGTTCCGACGGTGGACGATTCGCGCTGACGATCCGCGGCGGGAACGCCAGGTGCGTGCGCACCGACGCACCTGCGGAGTTCGCGACCGATCTCGAGGTGCTCGGCAGCCTGTACCTCGGTGTGCATCGGGTGACCCCGCTAGTGGCGGCGGGCCGCATCCGCGGTGGCACCCCGGAGTCCATCATTCAGTTCGATGCCGCCTTCCGCAGCGACGTCCCGGCGCAGCTGGGTTTCAACTTCTGA
- a CDS encoding gamma-aminobutyraldehyde dehydrogenase: MNLASSWIDGADARTAGEVHRIVDPATGNAVAEYALATPADVDRAVASARRALPGWATATPAERSAVLAKLAQLAGAHAEALVAEEVSQTGKPVRLATEFDIPGSVDNIDFFAGAARHLEGKATAEYSGDHTSSIRREAIGVVATITPWNYPLQMAVWKVIPALAAGCSVVIKPAEVTPLTTLTLARLATEAGLPEGVLNVVTGAGGDVGTALAGHRDVDLVTFTGSTAVGRKVMAAAAQHGHRTQLELGGKAPFLVFDDADLDAAIQGAVAASLINTGQDCTAATRAIVARDLYDDFVAGVGEVMGKIVVGDPQDPDTDLGPLITDAHRAKVAGMVDRATAEGGRIVTGGSAPDRPGSFYRPTLIADVSESSEVYRSEIFGPVLVARSFTDDDDGIRQANDTDYGLAASAWTRDVYRAQRASREIKAGCVWINDHIPIISEMPHGGVGASGFGKDMSDYSFEEYLTIKHVMSDITATAEKDWHRIIFSKR, translated from the coding sequence ATGAATTTGGCAAGCAGCTGGATCGACGGAGCCGATGCGCGGACCGCTGGCGAAGTGCACCGCATCGTCGATCCGGCGACGGGGAACGCGGTAGCCGAGTACGCGCTGGCGACGCCCGCCGACGTCGACCGCGCGGTGGCCTCGGCCCGTCGGGCCCTGCCGGGCTGGGCGACGGCGACCCCGGCGGAACGCTCGGCGGTCCTGGCCAAGCTGGCGCAGCTGGCCGGCGCGCACGCCGAGGCCCTGGTCGCCGAAGAGGTGAGCCAAACGGGTAAACCCGTCCGGCTCGCGACGGAGTTCGACATCCCCGGCAGCGTGGACAACATCGACTTCTTCGCGGGCGCGGCCCGGCACCTGGAGGGGAAGGCCACCGCCGAGTACTCGGGCGACCACACGTCGAGCATCCGTCGCGAAGCCATCGGCGTGGTCGCCACCATCACGCCGTGGAACTACCCACTGCAGATGGCGGTGTGGAAGGTCATCCCGGCACTCGCGGCGGGCTGCTCGGTGGTGATCAAACCCGCCGAGGTGACACCGCTGACCACGTTGACGCTCGCCCGGCTGGCCACCGAGGCGGGACTGCCCGAGGGTGTGCTCAACGTCGTCACCGGTGCGGGGGGCGACGTCGGCACGGCGCTCGCCGGGCACCGCGACGTCGACCTGGTGACGTTCACCGGCTCGACGGCGGTGGGCCGCAAGGTGATGGCGGCCGCTGCTCAGCACGGCCACCGCACGCAGCTCGAGCTGGGCGGCAAGGCGCCATTCCTGGTGTTCGACGACGCCGATCTCGACGCTGCGATCCAGGGTGCGGTAGCCGCGTCGCTGATCAACACCGGACAGGACTGCACCGCGGCCACCCGGGCCATCGTCGCGCGCGATCTGTACGACGACTTCGTGGCCGGTGTCGGTGAGGTGATGGGCAAGATCGTCGTCGGCGACCCGCAGGACCCCGACACCGACCTTGGCCCACTGATCACCGACGCGCACCGGGCAAAGGTGGCGGGCATGGTCGACCGCGCGACCGCGGAGGGCGGGCGCATCGTCACCGGCGGCAGTGCACCGGATCGACCCGGCTCGTTCTATCGGCCGACGCTGATCGCCGACGTCTCCGAGTCCTCGGAGGTGTACCGCAGCGAGATCTTCGGGCCGGTCCTCGTGGCGCGGTCGTTCACCGACGACGACGACGGCATCCGGCAGGCCAACGACACGGACTACGGGCTGGCCGCGTCGGCGTGGACGCGTGACGTCTACCGTGCCCAGCGCGCCTCCCGCGAGATCAAGGCTGGCTGCGTCTGGATCAACGACCACATCCCGATCATCAGCGAGATGCCGCACGGCGGTGTGGGAGCGTCCGGCTTCGGCAAGGACATGAGCGACTACTCGTTCGAGGAGTACCTCACCATCAAGCACGTCATGAGCGACATCACCGCGACGGCCGAAAAGGATTGGCACCGAATCATCTTTAGTAAACGATGA
- a CDS encoding Lrp/AsnC family transcriptional regulator: MVDREGPHSVGAVSLRINHSRPGAAFQLDELSKAIIEKLQQDGRRSYAGIGKAVGLSEAAVRQRVQRMVDAGVMQIVAVTDPMQLGFARQAMIGIRCTGDTTKIADKLANIESVDYVVLTAGSFDAIVEVVCEDDGDLLDLLNTKIRAVPGVISTETLVYLKLVKQQYNWGTR, from the coding sequence ATGGTCGATCGGGAGGGTCCGCATAGCGTTGGGGCCGTCTCCCTGCGGATCAACCATTCCCGACCCGGTGCGGCGTTTCAACTCGACGAGCTCTCCAAGGCCATCATCGAGAAGCTGCAGCAAGACGGCCGACGGTCCTACGCGGGGATCGGCAAGGCGGTCGGGCTGTCCGAGGCCGCCGTGCGCCAACGCGTCCAGCGGATGGTCGACGCCGGGGTCATGCAGATCGTGGCGGTCACCGATCCGATGCAACTGGGGTTCGCGCGCCAGGCGATGATCGGCATCCGCTGCACCGGCGACACCACGAAGATCGCTGACAAGCTCGCCAACATCGAGTCCGTCGACTACGTGGTGCTGACTGCGGGATCGTTCGACGCCATCGTCGAAGTGGTCTGCGAGGACGACGGCGACCTACTCGACCTACTCAACACGAAGATTCGTGCCGTACCAGGGGTGATATCCACCGAAACATTGGTTTACCTCAAACTCGTTAAACAGCAATACAATTGGGGCACAAGATGA
- a CDS encoding aspartate aminotransferase family protein, with protein MTLVESDPTVSTDMATKANRHLWGHFARHGEGITPTIITRGEGVHIWDSNGNRYIDGLSGLFVVQVGHGRAELAEAAAKQAEQLAFFPLWSFATPPAIELAERLANYAPGDLNRVFFTTGGGEAVESAWKLAKQYYKLTGKPGKYKVISRSIAYHGTPQGALAITGIPDFKAPFDPPTPGGFRVPNTNFYRAPEQYSTDPKAWGRYCADRIAEAIEFEGPDTVCAVFLEPVQNAGGCFPPPPGYFERVREICDEYDVLLVSDEVICAYGRIGSMFACDDFGYVPDIITCAKGLTSGYSPIGAMIASDRLFEPFNDGQTVFGHGYTFGGHPVSAAVALANLDIFEREGINDHVKEMAPAFKATLEKLHDLPIVGDVRGEGFFYGIELVKDKTTKETFNDEECERLLRGFLTPALFEAGLYCRADDRGDPVVQLAPPLICGQKEFDAIYDILNGVLSEAGRLL; from the coding sequence ATGACACTCGTAGAATCAGATCCAACCGTATCCACCGATATGGCCACCAAGGCCAACCGCCACCTGTGGGGCCACTTCGCCCGCCACGGCGAAGGCATCACCCCGACGATCATCACCCGGGGCGAGGGCGTCCACATCTGGGACAGCAACGGCAACAGGTACATCGACGGCCTGTCCGGGCTGTTCGTCGTGCAGGTCGGCCATGGCCGCGCCGAGCTGGCCGAGGCGGCCGCCAAGCAGGCCGAGCAGCTCGCCTTCTTTCCGCTGTGGTCCTTCGCCACGCCTCCGGCGATCGAACTCGCCGAGCGCCTCGCCAACTACGCGCCGGGCGACTTGAACCGGGTGTTCTTCACCACCGGCGGCGGCGAGGCCGTCGAAAGCGCCTGGAAGCTGGCCAAGCAGTACTACAAGCTGACCGGCAAGCCGGGTAAGTACAAGGTGATCTCGCGGTCCATCGCCTATCACGGCACCCCGCAGGGAGCGCTGGCCATCACCGGCATCCCCGACTTCAAGGCGCCGTTCGATCCGCCGACCCCCGGCGGTTTTCGCGTCCCCAACACCAACTTCTACCGGGCGCCCGAGCAGTACAGCACGGACCCCAAGGCGTGGGGACGCTACTGCGCCGACCGCATCGCCGAGGCCATCGAGTTCGAAGGGCCCGACACGGTCTGCGCGGTCTTCCTCGAGCCGGTGCAGAACGCGGGCGGCTGCTTCCCTCCGCCGCCCGGATACTTCGAGCGGGTCCGCGAGATCTGCGACGAGTACGACGTGCTGCTGGTGTCCGACGAGGTGATCTGTGCTTACGGGCGCATCGGTTCCATGTTCGCCTGCGACGACTTCGGCTACGTGCCCGACATCATCACCTGCGCCAAGGGACTCACCTCGGGCTACTCCCCGATCGGCGCGATGATCGCCAGCGACCGGTTGTTCGAGCCGTTCAACGACGGGCAGACAGTGTTCGGCCACGGCTACACGTTCGGCGGGCACCCCGTGTCGGCGGCAGTCGCGCTGGCCAACCTCGACATCTTCGAGCGTGAGGGGATCAACGACCACGTCAAGGAGATGGCGCCCGCCTTCAAGGCGACTCTCGAGAAGCTGCACGACCTGCCGATTGTCGGCGACGTGCGCGGCGAGGGCTTCTTCTACGGCATCGAGCTGGTCAAGGACAAGACCACCAAGGAGACCTTCAACGACGAGGAGTGTGAGCGGCTACTGCGCGGCTTCCTCACCCCCGCGCTGTTCGAGGCGGGCCTGTACTGCCGCGCCGACGACCGTGGCGACCCAGTGGTTCAGCTGGCGCCGCCGCTGATCTGCGGCCAGAAGGAGTTCGACGCCATCTACGACATCCTCAACGGCGTGTTGAGCGAAGCCGGGCGCCTTCTCTAG
- a CDS encoding SMP-30/gluconolactonase/LRE family protein, whose product MTPATKPSIDPVRWQAPRSRPLPGPDLVRRLRIVALPGFAPEDVVVDGRGGVFTGVVGGQIMRIDSESGSHEVIGDTGGRPLGLAVARDGRLLICDSHRGLLAMDTATGDVETLVDQFESRPLMFCSNVVESSDGALYFTESTDRFHYEHYKGAVLEGRASGSLFRRDPDGTVTRLVGGLHFANGVTLTADESAVVFAETTGARVSKYWLTGPQTGTVTPLTESLPGYPDNISTGPDGRIWVAMVSERNAFTEWLLPKAPGLRKLLWRLPYGALPDVKPIVWIIALDPDDGRVLTQLRARHSAFGSTTGVVQEGDRVWLAGIGAPTIAYFDLT is encoded by the coding sequence GTGACACCAGCAACCAAACCGTCGATCGATCCCGTCCGATGGCAGGCCCCGCGGTCACGGCCGCTCCCCGGGCCCGATCTGGTGCGTCGGCTGAGGATCGTGGCGTTGCCGGGCTTCGCCCCGGAAGACGTGGTCGTCGACGGCCGCGGTGGCGTGTTCACCGGGGTCGTCGGCGGCCAGATCATGCGCATCGACTCCGAGTCGGGATCCCACGAGGTCATCGGTGACACCGGTGGACGACCACTCGGCCTTGCCGTTGCCCGCGACGGCCGACTACTGATCTGCGACAGCCACCGCGGACTGCTGGCGATGGACACCGCCACCGGCGACGTCGAGACACTGGTCGACCAGTTCGAGTCTCGGCCGCTGATGTTCTGCTCCAACGTCGTCGAATCATCGGACGGCGCACTGTACTTCACGGAATCGACCGATCGGTTCCACTACGAGCACTACAAGGGGGCCGTGCTGGAGGGGCGTGCGTCCGGGTCGCTGTTCCGCCGCGACCCCGACGGCACGGTCACCCGACTGGTGGGCGGCCTGCACTTCGCCAACGGGGTGACGCTCACCGCCGACGAGTCCGCCGTGGTGTTCGCCGAGACGACGGGCGCCAGGGTGTCGAAGTACTGGCTCACCGGCCCGCAGACTGGCACGGTCACCCCGTTGACGGAGTCGCTGCCCGGCTACCCGGACAACATCTCGACCGGCCCCGACGGCCGGATCTGGGTCGCCATGGTCTCCGAGCGCAACGCGTTCACCGAATGGCTGCTACCCAAGGCGCCCGGCCTGCGAAAGCTGCTGTGGCGCTTGCCCTACGGGGCGCTGCCCGACGTCAAGCCCATCGTGTGGATCATCGCGCTCGACCCCGACGACGGCCGGGTACTGACGCAGTTGCGGGCCCGGCACTCGGCCTTCGGGTCGACGACCGGGGTCGTGCAGGAGGGTGACCGGGTGTGGCTCGCGGGGATCGGCGCGCCGACGATCGCCTACTTCGACCTGACCTGA
- a CDS encoding D-alanyl-D-alanine carboxypeptidase family protein has translation MATFPTVTRRAVALVATPFLTALCLLGSPALANADDACPYRVVTPPAVDSSEVPEAGDPPQPLPVPAKPLGGDALSGCGIITAPDTPPVPDDVSAEAWIVADLDSGDIIAARDPHGRHRPASIIKVLVAMQSLRELPINKQVIGTADDAAAEGTRVGVDEGGKYTVNDLLHGLLMHSGNDAAHALAGQLGGMDTALQKINDLAGKLSGRDTRAATPSGLDGPGMSTSAYDMGLFYRYAWQNAVFSNVVSTKTYDFPGHPARDGGEDNPGYQLENDNQLLYNYPGALGGKTGYTDDAGQTFVGAAERDGRRLVAIMMRGTRLPIAPWEQAAHLLDYGFATAPGTKIGSLIEPDPSLVAREANPLGDNVPAQDVAASPLPNADATPVRVGVGVVGSVIVFGLIMAARSLNRRPTD, from the coding sequence ATGGCGACGTTTCCGACCGTGACCCGACGTGCTGTTGCGCTGGTGGCGACCCCTTTCCTGACCGCCCTCTGCCTGCTGGGCAGCCCGGCGCTGGCCAACGCCGACGACGCCTGCCCGTACCGGGTGGTCACGCCGCCGGCGGTGGACAGCTCCGAGGTTCCCGAGGCAGGTGACCCGCCCCAGCCGCTGCCCGTGCCCGCCAAGCCACTGGGCGGTGATGCGCTCTCCGGCTGCGGCATCATCACCGCACCCGATACCCCGCCGGTGCCCGACGACGTCTCCGCCGAAGCCTGGATCGTCGCCGACCTCGACAGCGGGGACATCATCGCGGCGCGCGATCCGCACGGCAGGCACCGTCCGGCCAGCATCATCAAGGTGCTCGTCGCCATGCAGTCGCTGCGCGAGCTGCCGATCAACAAGCAGGTCATCGGAACCGCCGACGACGCCGCCGCCGAGGGCACCCGGGTCGGTGTCGACGAGGGCGGCAAGTACACCGTCAACGACCTCCTGCACGGCCTGCTCATGCACTCCGGCAACGACGCCGCCCACGCCCTTGCGGGTCAGCTCGGCGGCATGGACACCGCTCTGCAGAAGATCAACGACCTCGCCGGGAAGCTCAGCGGCCGCGACACCCGGGCCGCCACCCCGTCGGGCCTCGACGGCCCCGGTATGAGTACGTCGGCCTACGACATGGGGTTGTTCTACCGCTACGCGTGGCAGAACGCCGTGTTCTCCAACGTCGTCTCGACCAAGACATACGACTTCCCCGGGCACCCGGCCCGCGACGGCGGCGAGGACAACCCCGGCTACCAGCTCGAGAACGACAACCAGCTGCTGTACAACTACCCGGGCGCGCTGGGCGGCAAGACCGGCTACACCGACGACGCGGGTCAGACGTTCGTCGGGGCCGCCGAGCGCGACGGTCGACGGCTCGTCGCGATCATGATGCGCGGCACGCGGCTGCCCATCGCCCCCTGGGAGCAGGCCGCGCACCTGCTGGACTACGGCTTCGCCACGGCACCGGGAACGAAGATCGGGTCGCTCATCGAACCGGACCCGTCGTTGGTGGCCAGGGAGGCCAACCCGCTGGGGGACAACGTCCCCGCCCAGGACGTCGCGGCGTCACCGTTGCCCAATGCCGACGCCACGCCGGTGCGGGTCGGCGTCGGCGTGGTCGGTTCGGTCATCGTGTTCGGCCTCATCATGGCCGCCCGCTCACTGAACCGGCGACCCACCGACTGA
- the yhjD gene encoding inner membrane protein YhjD — translation MTEPATPGVMDRLRTRFPWFDRVMTAQARYDDSKGDFYAAGITYFTIFALFPLLMVAFAAGGFVLANRPDLLADVEAKIRSVVTGDLGQQLVELMDSAIDSRTSIGVIGLATAAWAGLGWMANLREALSQMWGLQRGEPLGFVKTKVSDLLALLSAFAAIVVTVALSLLGNGTVMRHVLEWIGIPEFPALGILLRIASLVVSLGISWLLFTWIIARLPRESVSFRSAAGAGLLAAVAFEIFKLVASVYLASVLQGPAGATFGPVLGLMVFAYITARLILFATAWAATSPDNLAAAPVGPPDPVEITTRVQLREGLGVRGAIAAVGVGALGALGLSRLTRRR, via the coding sequence GTGACCGAACCGGCCACGCCCGGCGTCATGGACCGGCTGCGGACCCGATTCCCGTGGTTCGACCGGGTCATGACGGCCCAGGCGCGCTACGACGACAGCAAGGGCGACTTCTATGCCGCCGGCATCACCTACTTCACGATCTTCGCGCTGTTCCCGCTGCTGATGGTCGCCTTCGCGGCGGGTGGCTTCGTGCTGGCGAATCGCCCCGACCTGCTCGCCGACGTCGAGGCGAAGATCAGGAGCGTGGTGACGGGCGACCTCGGTCAGCAACTGGTCGAATTGATGGACTCGGCGATCGACTCCCGAACGTCGATAGGCGTCATCGGCCTGGCCACCGCCGCCTGGGCGGGGCTGGGTTGGATGGCCAACCTGCGGGAGGCCCTCAGCCAGATGTGGGGTCTGCAGCGCGGTGAGCCGCTCGGCTTCGTCAAGACCAAGGTCTCGGATCTGTTGGCGCTCCTCTCGGCATTCGCCGCGATCGTCGTCACCGTGGCGCTGTCACTGCTCGGCAACGGGACGGTGATGCGGCACGTGCTCGAGTGGATCGGCATTCCCGAGTTTCCGGCGCTGGGCATCCTGTTGCGGATCGCCTCGCTCGTGGTGTCCCTCGGCATCTCGTGGTTGTTGTTCACGTGGATCATCGCCCGCCTTCCGCGGGAGTCCGTGAGCTTCCGCAGCGCGGCCGGGGCCGGACTGCTCGCCGCCGTGGCGTTCGAGATCTTCAAGCTGGTGGCGTCGGTGTACCTGGCCTCGGTGCTGCAGGGTCCGGCGGGCGCCACGTTCGGCCCGGTGCTCGGTCTGATGGTGTTCGCCTACATCACCGCGCGGCTGATCCTGTTCGCGACGGCGTGGGCCGCGACGTCGCCGGACAACTTGGCCGCGGCGCCGGTGGGCCCGCCGGATCCTGTGGAGATCACCACCCGGGTTCAGCTGCGCGAAGGTCTCGGAGTCCGCGGCGCGATAGCCGCGGTCGGGGTCGGCGCCCTTGGTGCGCTTGGTCTCTCGCGACTGACGCGCCGGCGCTGA